From Permianibacter aggregans, a single genomic window includes:
- the kdsA gene encoding 3-deoxy-8-phosphooctulonate synthase: MAQKIVEFAGIKTGNDLPFVLFGGMNVLESRDMAMQVCEAYVKVTQKLGIPYVFKASFDKANRSSVNSYRGPGLDEGLKIFEELKKTFKVPVITDVHEPHQAKPVAEVADIIQLPAFLSRQTDLVVAMAKTGAVINIKKAQFLAPQEMRHILKKCEEAGNDKLILCERGSSFGYNNLVVDMLGFGIMKKFDYPVFFDVTHALQMPGGLTESAGGRRAQVSELARAGMAVGLAGLFLEAHPEPENAKCDGPCALRLSKLEPFLAQVKAIDDLVKNFAPLETA; this comes from the coding sequence ATGGCGCAGAAAATTGTTGAATTTGCCGGCATCAAAACCGGCAACGATCTGCCGTTTGTGTTGTTCGGCGGCATGAATGTGCTGGAGTCGCGCGACATGGCGATGCAGGTCTGCGAAGCCTACGTCAAGGTCACGCAAAAACTTGGCATCCCTTACGTATTCAAGGCGTCGTTCGACAAGGCCAATCGCTCGTCGGTCAACTCTTATCGCGGCCCTGGTCTTGATGAAGGCCTGAAAATTTTTGAAGAGCTGAAAAAGACCTTCAAAGTTCCGGTGATCACCGATGTTCATGAACCACATCAGGCCAAGCCGGTGGCCGAAGTGGCCGACATCATTCAGTTGCCGGCGTTTCTGTCACGTCAGACTGACTTGGTTGTTGCGATGGCAAAAACCGGCGCCGTCATCAACATCAAGAAAGCGCAATTTCTGGCGCCGCAGGAAATGCGCCATATTCTGAAAAAATGCGAAGAAGCGGGTAACGACAAACTGATTCTTTGTGAGCGTGGATCGAGTTTTGGTTACAACAACCTGGTCGTTGACATGCTCGGTTTCGGCATCATGAAAAAATTCGACTATCCGGTGTTTTTCGACGTCACCCACGCGCTGCAAATGCCGGGTGGATTGACCGAAAGCGCTGGTGGTCGTCGCGCGCAAGTATCGGAATTGGCACGTGCCGGCATGGCGGTCGGACTGGCCGGGCTTTTCCTGGAAGCGCATCCGGAGCCGGAAAACGCCAAATGCGATGGCCCGTGTGCGCTGCGCTTGTCGAAGTTGGAGCCGTTCCTGGCTCAGGTCAAAGCGATCGACGATTTAGTGAAAAATTTTGCACCACTGGAAACGGCGTAA
- a CDS encoding CTP synthase has protein sequence MTRFIFVTGGVVSSLGKGIASASLAAILEARGLKVTLLKLDPYINVDPGTMSPFQHGEVYVTDDGAETDLDLGHYERFVRTRMSRRNSATTGKIYSEVLRRERRGDYLGATVQVIPHITDAIKQTVIAAGEGYDVCVTEVGGTVGDIESLPFLEAIRQLGYELGRERAAFMHLTLLPYIATAGELKTKPTQHSVKELRSLGIQPDILICRSDRTLPAGERAKIALFTNVEEKAVISLKDVDSIYRIPAVLHSQGLDELICQRFKIDAAPADLTEWEQVLYAQANPKGEINIAMVGKYVHLTEAYKSLTESLKHAGLQARQVVNIHYIDSEEIDRNGVELLKTADAILVPGGFGERGIEGKIKAAEYARENKVPYLGICLGMQVAVIEYARHIAGMAGAHSTEFDKETPYPVVAMITEWLDKDGSVQQRTAASDLGGSMRLGAQECLLKAGSLAREAYGKDKITERHRHRYEVNDNYIDKLAEAGLVISGRSVDQNLVEMIELPDHPWYLACQFHPEFTSTPRDGHPLFTAFVNAAVTHKQQGV, from the coding sequence ATGACGCGTTTTATTTTCGTAACGGGCGGTGTCGTTTCTTCTTTGGGCAAGGGTATTGCGTCGGCGAGTCTCGCGGCCATTCTTGAGGCCCGTGGCCTGAAGGTCACCCTGTTGAAGCTGGACCCGTATATCAATGTTGACCCGGGTACCATGAGCCCGTTCCAGCACGGTGAGGTCTATGTCACCGATGACGGCGCCGAGACCGACCTGGATCTGGGGCACTACGAGCGTTTCGTTCGTACCCGGATGTCCCGTCGCAACAGCGCCACGACCGGAAAAATCTATTCAGAGGTACTACGCCGTGAGCGCCGCGGTGACTATCTTGGTGCGACGGTACAGGTCATTCCGCATATCACGGACGCCATCAAGCAGACCGTGATCGCAGCCGGCGAAGGCTATGACGTGTGCGTCACCGAAGTTGGCGGTACGGTCGGCGATATCGAGTCGCTGCCGTTCCTGGAAGCCATCCGCCAGCTCGGTTATGAGCTTGGTCGCGAGCGAGCTGCGTTCATGCACCTGACGCTGCTACCTTATATTGCAACGGCCGGCGAGTTGAAAACCAAGCCGACCCAGCACTCAGTCAAGGAACTGCGCAGCCTCGGCATCCAGCCGGATATCCTGATCTGCCGCTCCGACCGCACACTGCCAGCCGGCGAGCGAGCCAAAATTGCGCTGTTCACCAATGTCGAAGAAAAAGCCGTTATTTCGCTGAAGGACGTCGACAGCATTTATCGTATCCCGGCTGTACTGCATTCGCAGGGACTGGACGAACTGATTTGCCAGCGCTTCAAAATTGACGCGGCACCGGCCGACCTGACCGAATGGGAGCAGGTGCTGTACGCCCAGGCCAATCCGAAAGGCGAAATCAATATCGCGATGGTTGGCAAATACGTGCACCTGACCGAAGCTTACAAATCTCTGACCGAGTCGTTGAAACACGCCGGTCTGCAGGCCCGCCAGGTGGTCAACATTCATTACATCGATTCGGAAGAAATCGATCGCAATGGCGTCGAGTTGCTAAAAACCGCTGACGCTATTTTGGTGCCGGGTGGTTTTGGTGAGCGTGGCATCGAAGGCAAGATCAAGGCGGCCGAATACGCCCGTGAAAATAAGGTGCCTTACCTTGGCATTTGTTTGGGCATGCAGGTTGCGGTCATTGAGTACGCCCGCCATATCGCTGGCATGGCTGGCGCTCACTCCACCGAGTTTGATAAAGAGACGCCATACCCGGTGGTCGCGATGATCACGGAATGGCTGGATAAAGATGGCTCGGTGCAGCAGCGCACGGCCGCCAGTGATTTGGGTGGCTCGATGCGTCTCGGTGCCCAGGAGTGTCTGTTGAAAGCCGGTTCTTTGGCGCGCGAAGCCTACGGCAAAGACAAGATCACCGAGCGTCATCGTCACCGTTACGAAGTCAACGACAACTACATCGACAAGCTGGCCGAAGCCGGTTTGGTGATTTCCGGCCGTTCCGTCGATCAGAATCTGGTCGAAATGATCGAACTGCCGGATCATCCTTGGTACCTCGCCTGCCAGTTCCACCCGGAATTCACTTCGACGCCGCGCGATGGTCATCCATTGTTCACCGCGTTCGTCAACGCGGCGGTCACTCACAAGCAGCAGGGGGTATAA
- a CDS encoding winged helix-turn-helix domain-containing protein, with protein MQLQQRQWQLGAWLIDEGRQQVYSHGCCQPIRKKLLSVLVCLIEHYPNMVESEYLIEKVWGPYACVERAGINHAIWSIRQLLGESASADPIIETIPKRGYRLALAPQRLESKPAVGPSLARVPISPKASMSMTR; from the coding sequence ATGCAGCTACAGCAAAGACAATGGCAGTTGGGAGCCTGGTTGATTGACGAAGGCCGGCAGCAGGTTTACTCGCACGGATGCTGCCAACCGATTCGAAAGAAGCTGTTGTCTGTGCTGGTGTGTTTAATTGAGCACTATCCGAACATGGTCGAGTCGGAATATCTGATTGAGAAAGTCTGGGGTCCTTATGCCTGCGTTGAACGGGCAGGCATTAACCACGCGATTTGGTCAATTCGACAACTGCTTGGTGAATCGGCGTCTGCTGATCCAATCATTGAAACGATTCCTAAACGTGGATATCGATTGGCTCTTGCTCCGCAACGCTTGGAGTCCAAACCCGCCGTGGGTCCTTCGTTGGCGCGTGTTCCGATAAGCCCGAAAGCCTCTATGTCGATGACGCGTTGA